Proteins found in one Maridesulfovibrio sp. genomic segment:
- a CDS encoding CGGC domain-containing protein, translating into MGKEKIVILGCSMAMDDICIGCSRCMVGFNRRDGEFKSCADDTELVGIVGCGGCPGSGIVTRMAHMKLWNGPMDEVPNKVYIAPCITMHCPHKDVLLKKVKAKAGCEVIEGTHPYIPENIFGE; encoded by the coding sequence ATGGGCAAGGAAAAAATCGTTATTCTCGGTTGCAGCATGGCGATGGACGACATATGCATCGGGTGTTCCCGCTGTATGGTCGGCTTTAACCGCCGTGACGGAGAATTCAAAAGCTGCGCTGATGATACAGAACTGGTCGGTATAGTCGGTTGCGGTGGATGTCCCGGCAGCGGTATTGTGACTAGAATGGCCCATATGAAGCTCTGGAACGGACCTATGGACGAAGTTCCGAACAAAGTTTACATTGCTCCTTGCATAACCATGCACTGTCCACACAAGGACGTTCTCCTGAAAAAAGTTAAAGCCAAGGCCGGGTGCGAAGTCATCGAAGGTACCCATCCTTATATCCCGGAAAACATCTTCGGTGAATAA
- a CDS encoding ATP-binding protein, translated as MKQLVVISGKGGTGKTSVVAGLASVGPKKVLADCDVDAADLHLILHPEIKEKHDFYSGERPEINPELCTQCGLCVEHCKFDAISTDFNVMPEKCEGCGVCSYVCPVEAVSVNPRLCGQWFQSETRFGQMIHAELGIGEENSGKLVTTVRNASAEIGEELGAELVLVDGSPGVGCPVIASLTNADLAVFVAEPTISAVHDLKRVHKLCEHFKIPSMAIINKCGINSGQEAEIRSFCAEKDILLAGELPYDTIFSKAQLAGQSVVEFDPEGMGKKIEAIWNKMEANF; from the coding sequence ATGAAACAGTTAGTAGTAATCAGCGGAAAAGGCGGAACAGGTAAAACCAGCGTAGTTGCCGGGCTGGCCTCGGTCGGACCGAAAAAAGTTCTGGCGGACTGCGATGTTGATGCAGCAGATCTGCATCTTATCCTGCATCCTGAAATAAAAGAAAAACACGACTTTTACAGCGGAGAACGGCCGGAAATTAATCCCGAGCTTTGTACACAATGCGGCCTTTGCGTCGAGCATTGCAAATTTGACGCTATTTCTACCGATTTCAACGTAATGCCCGAGAAATGCGAAGGGTGCGGCGTGTGCTCATATGTCTGCCCTGTCGAAGCTGTATCTGTAAACCCTAGACTCTGCGGTCAGTGGTTCCAGTCTGAAACCCGATTCGGGCAGATGATCCATGCCGAACTGGGCATCGGCGAAGAAAACTCTGGAAAACTGGTCACCACAGTACGCAACGCTTCTGCCGAAATTGGAGAAGAACTGGGCGCTGAGCTGGTACTGGTTGATGGCTCACCAGGTGTAGGATGTCCGGTCATCGCCTCTTTGACCAACGCAGACCTTGCGGTATTCGTGGCGGAACCGACCATATCCGCTGTGCACGACCTGAAAAGGGTACACAAATTGTGTGAACATTTTAAGATTCCCTCCATGGCAATCATAAACAAATGTGGGATCAACTCCGGACAGGAAGCCGAAATCCGCTCCTTCTGCGCTGAAAAGGACATCCTCCTCGCAGGGGAACTACCTTACGACACAATTTTCTCAAAGGCTCAACTCGCTGGGCAATCCGTAGTTGAATTCGACCCTGAAGGAATGGGTAAAAAGATTGAGGCTATCTGGAACAAGATGGAAGCTAATTTTTAA
- a CDS encoding ATP-binding protein: MKIAIASGKGGTGKTTVAVNFAAYLESLGKSVSFTDCDVEEPNAHFFLNPDLGPEQKEFLEVPDIDEDKCLGESCKKCIELCRFKSLIWMVDSVLCFSELCHGCGLCELACPADAIGKGKREIGTTSTGKAGNIYFSKGLMRIGEAMAPPLINAVKRISPRAEVNILDCPPGTSCPVVESIDGTDFVVLVTEPTPFGLHDLNLAVQLMQTLKKPCGVVINRAGMGDDRVEKYLMEKNVPLLGSLPHSREAAAQYSEGNLLYESIPGFKDEFARIWSSIQEQVSGA, from the coding sequence ATGAAAATAGCAATTGCCAGCGGCAAAGGCGGAACCGGGAAAACCACTGTCGCCGTTAACTTCGCCGCCTACCTTGAATCTCTGGGCAAAAGTGTAAGCTTTACCGACTGCGATGTGGAAGAGCCTAATGCCCACTTTTTCCTCAATCCTGATTTGGGTCCTGAACAAAAGGAATTCCTTGAAGTTCCGGATATTGACGAAGACAAATGCCTTGGGGAATCCTGCAAAAAATGCATCGAACTCTGCCGCTTTAAATCCCTGATCTGGATGGTTGATTCAGTGCTCTGCTTTTCCGAACTCTGCCATGGCTGCGGACTGTGTGAATTGGCCTGTCCGGCAGATGCCATCGGTAAAGGTAAAAGAGAAATCGGCACAACTTCCACCGGAAAAGCGGGCAACATTTATTTTTCTAAAGGGCTGATGCGTATCGGTGAAGCAATGGCCCCGCCGCTGATCAATGCGGTAAAAAGAATTTCCCCCCGGGCAGAAGTAAATATTCTGGACTGTCCCCCCGGAACCTCCTGCCCGGTGGTGGAATCCATTGACGGTACTGATTTTGTTGTACTGGTTACCGAGCCCACCCCTTTTGGACTGCACGATCTTAATCTGGCTGTACAGCTCATGCAGACCCTGAAAAAACCATGTGGCGTGGTCATAAATCGCGCCGGCATGGGTGATGACCGGGTGGAGAAATATCTTATGGAAAAAAATGTTCCACTACTTGGCTCGCTCCCGCACAGCCGTGAAGCCGCGGCCCAATATTCCGAAGGGAATCTGCTTTATGAAAGCATTCCCGGCTTCAAGGACGAATTTGCCAGAATCTGGTCCTCTATCCAAGAACAAGTGAGCGGAGCATAA
- a CDS encoding ARMT1-like domain-containing protein yields the protein MRTHLDCLPCFLKMAISGIRAACPDQEEIHETVIKHWAAGFAAADLNESPPSLAGRLFRETKQYVGDVDIFKTQKEEANARVLELLTEVKAKVLGSDNPLLAAMSVSIIGNYMDCAVMGEYDWETELENLEHGLDIKVFEKLMDNIRSHKSLLILGDNAGEIGLDTILTGLLREEGVNVTYAVRGKNILNDATMLDAKIVGMTDLCEVITSGVDTPGTVLDRCNSKFRTLLDDSPVVLSKGQGNFEALWGVRPDVFYAFKVKCPVVADVTGHPVKTSLLCQE from the coding sequence ATGAGAACTCATCTGGATTGTTTACCGTGCTTTTTGAAAATGGCGATTTCAGGAATTAGGGCGGCTTGTCCCGATCAGGAAGAGATACACGAAACGGTAATTAAACATTGGGCTGCCGGTTTTGCAGCTGCTGATTTGAATGAGTCACCTCCATCACTTGCCGGAAGGCTTTTTCGTGAAACAAAGCAGTATGTGGGCGATGTAGATATTTTTAAAACCCAGAAAGAAGAAGCCAACGCTCGGGTTCTGGAATTGCTTACGGAAGTGAAGGCCAAAGTGTTGGGCAGTGATAATCCTTTGCTGGCCGCGATGAGCGTTTCAATTATCGGCAATTATATGGATTGCGCGGTGATGGGGGAATATGACTGGGAAACAGAACTTGAGAATCTGGAACACGGACTTGATATAAAGGTTTTTGAAAAGCTTATGGATAACATACGGTCACATAAATCCCTGTTGATTTTGGGAGATAATGCCGGTGAAATTGGGCTGGATACTATTTTAACCGGATTGTTGCGCGAAGAAGGCGTTAATGTGACTTATGCTGTACGCGGAAAGAATATCCTCAATGATGCCACCATGCTGGATGCTAAAATTGTGGGGATGACCGATCTGTGCGAGGTAATTACATCCGGTGTTGATACTCCGGGAACCGTCCTTGACCGCTGTAATTCAAAGTTTCGTACATTGCTTGATGATTCACCTGTTGTACTCAGCAAGGGACAGGGTAATTTTGAAGCTCTCTGGGGCGTGAGACCTGATGTTTTCTACGCTTTTAAGGTCAAATGTCCGGTTGTGGCAGATGTTACCGGCCATCCTGTCAAAACTTCCCTGTTGTGTCAGGAGTAA